In the genome of Ptychodera flava strain L36383 chromosome 13, AS_Pfla_20210202, whole genome shotgun sequence, one region contains:
- the LOC139148653 gene encoding uncharacterized protein, producing the protein MASTTIGYRPATGSSSVPESYQGNHSPAGNNFPVKLWKLCSEKKYRSIQWGPGGRSIVVNSSIFKDEVLNDAFGMFKTQNFSSFVRQLNLYGFRKIPTARSHETFDINGNCDLHHFQHTHFLQTRPDLLAHVRRSTAASRRKAAAAQNSYCYSHPRPPKLSHSAPTRQPVFKQHQLLPSFRELLGSHRNVNLPSNHQRMQNANVGQVWPSGNVARPATMNNRNHRYAPYPTELHYHQHHQPQQDRNVARNICDDVIQANINTRNLPQGIPPSVLFFPPRSQQQNVSSNAAQVNPSTSSSSQQFNESRDHSEYPGLALLADTASNSPEMKQSRNALHDEKKVFIVEDKKDAGQHQVRPTTQYYIIKDSNQRDQLQTVQNGHSQFQLMDGNMPRANNGQVVLQLPMVQSQTTPLTSFNQMTQSQSTNTYAPITAYLPPGSYINTSSVPNQSNASFLTVSPSHQVLTQFSVSPMQSPHKVQAVNTSVSPPPQSPDKVFSDLTTIPIVSLVQNPTTNMTLDETSTTEDEKAVKSLLLNSDSSFNEETVMIIPEEDIPVQKTVQIPAQVSEEKLVIRGVRIPAPVDSRPETSTGSEESTTTQEVTTVTDEHDREDVSNKSQTESITLENSQEHSSDLQSMASEPAV; encoded by the exons ATGGCCTCGACGACCATCGGGTATCGACCTGCCACCGGCAGCTCTTCTGTCCCAGAAAGCTATCAAGGTAACCATTCGCCGGCTGGGAATAATTTTCCAGTAAAGCTTTGGAAACTGTGCAGTGAGAAGAAGTACCGTTCAATCCAGTGGGGCCCTGGAGGAAGATCCATTGTCGTGAATAGCTCCATCTTCAAAGACGAAGTGCTGAACGATGCTTTCGGTATGTTCAAGACGCAGAATTTCTCAAGTTTCGTCCGCCAGCTGAACTTGTATGGGTTTCGCAAAATACCGACAGCTCGAAGTCACGAGACTTTCGACATAAACGGCAATTGTGATCTGCACCACTTCCAACACACACATTTTCTCCAAACACGCCCAGATTTGTTGGCGCACGTTCGTCGCTCGACAGCCGCAAGTCGACGAAAAGCTGCAGCGGCCCAAAATAGTTACTGTTACAGCCATCCACGTCCTCCGAAACTGAGTCACAGCGCACCGACGCGACAACCTGTATTCAAACAGCACCAGCTTCTTCCTTCATTTCGCGAGCTACTGGGGTCACACAGGAATGTAAACCTGCCATCAAACCATCAAAGGATGCAAAACGCGAATGTTGGACAGGTTTGGCCGAGCGGTAACGTAGCAAGACCTGCAACAATGAATAATCGCAACCACCGATATGCTCCATACCCGACAGAGCTTCACTATCACCAACATCATCAGCCTCAGCAAGATCGAAATGTTGCACGTAACATATGCGACGATGTCATACAAGCTAACATCAACACGAGAAACTTACCCCAAGGAATCCCACCCTCTGTGTTGTTTTTCCCACCAAGATCCCAGCAACAAAATGTAAGCTCTAACGCCGCTCAGGTGAACCCGTCGACCTCTTCGAGTAGCCAGCAATTTAATGAAAGCCGCGATCATTCTGAGTACCCAGGATTGGCACTTTTGGCTGATACTGCAAGTAACTCACCAGAAATGAAGCAGTCTCGGAATGCCCTCCATGATGAAAAGAAAGTTTTCATCGTGGAAGACAAAAAAGATGCAGGACAGCATCAAGTGCGGCCGACAACGCAGTATTACATTATCAAGGATTCTAATCAGAGAGACCAACTTCAAACAGTACAAAATGGACATTCTCAGTTTCAGTTGATGGACGGGAATATGCCAAGAGCTAACAATGGGCAAG TTGTACTTCAGCTACCAATGGTCCAATCCCAGACCACTCCATTGACATCATTCAACCAAATGACACAATCACAGTCAACCAATACCTATGCACCAATCACAGCCTACCTTCCACCTGGCTCCTACATCAACACTTCAAGTGTACCAAATCAATCTAATGCATCATTCCTGACAGTGTCTCCAAGTCATCAAGTATTGACACAGTTTAGTGTGTCTCCAATGCAGAGTCCTCACAAAGTTCAAGCTGTGAATACTTCAGTATCCCCTCCTCCTCAGTCACCGGACAAAGTTTTCTCAGATCTCACCACCATACCCATTGTCAGTCTTGTTCAAAACCCAACTACTAACATGACACTGGATGAAACAAGCACTACAGAAGATGAGAAGGCAGTGAAGTCACTGTTGTTGAACAGTGACAGCTCGTTCAATGAAGAGACTGTCATGATCATTCCCGAGGAGGACATTCCAGTTCAGAAAACTGTGCAAATTCCAGCACAGGTATCTGAAGAAAAGCTTGTCATCAGGGGTGTGAGAATCCCAGCACCAGTCGATTCTAGACCAGAAACCAGTACTGGGAGTGAGGAAAGCACAACTACACAGGAGGTGACAACTGTAACAGACGAACATGACAGAGAAGATGTTTCCAATAAGTCCCAGACTGAAAGTATAACCCTGGAAAATTCCCAAGAACATAGCAGTGATCTTCAGTCAATGGCAAGTGAACCAGCTGTTTAA